From the genome of Alicyclobacillus sp. SO9:
TTAATACTGACCATCACGCAGTTCCCGCCAGCTTCCACAACGGCGTCGTGATGATCAACCAACCTGTCTAAATCGTCTGTGATATTAAAGGCATACATCATTTGTTTCCCTGTATCTTGAGCGGCCCGATTGACTTCCTCCATTACTAGTCTCACCCGATCCCGAAGGGGGAAATAAGGAGGATTAGCGTTCAATTCGTCGTCCTTCACGAAATCAATACCGGAGTAGGCAAGCTCTCTGACAAGGGCTCTCAATTCATCCGGTCCGAGTCCAATGCTGGGTTTGACAATCGTACCAATCAACGGACGGTCGTTCACTTGACAGAGCTTACGCGTTCCGTCAACCCCAAATTGAGGTCCTCGATATCGGTCTGCAAACGCCTCAGGTAACGCAAGGTCAATGAGCCTAATACCGGACAACTGACTCAGTTCGTACAAGTTCCCGCACACCGTTGCAAGCAGATTGGGGATTGAAGGCCCCGTATTGTGGAAGGGAAACGAGATCTGCACTTTAGCTCGCTTGTAGGAAGCGGCGCCTCCACCAGTTCGAAGCCTGGTCCCCGGAAGTGACGGCGTCGACACGGACTCCAGTTCGACAACACTCTCAACCCTTGCACGATGTCGATCCTTTAGGTCATCTGTCTCACCGGGTATAGCAACAAAGGTTCCCGTCGATTGTTCAGTAGCAATCATCTCGGCAGCATAGTCGATTGTAAAAGGCGTCTCAATCAGATAGGTAGCGTATATACGATTCTGAGTCTTCATCATGGATTTGATCTCCTTTGACAATCATTAGACAGCTTCAAGCACCGACTTCACCGCCGCTAGACCTGAACGAAGGCTGCTCAGAACGGGAATTCCGGTCTGCTGCTCGAGTTCATCCTGCATTCTGGCCATGGATGCTTGTGCAAGCACAACAAGGTCAACTTGCTTGGCAAGGCCCTTGGCAACGTGAACAATCCCTTCATCATGCTTTTCAGAATTGCC
Proteins encoded in this window:
- a CDS encoding ribulose-bisphosphate carboxylase large subunit family protein, translating into MMKTQNRIYATYLIETPFTIDYAAEMIATEQSTGTFVAIPGETDDLKDRHRARVESVVELESVSTPSLPGTRLRTGGGAASYKRAKVQISFPFHNTGPSIPNLLATVCGNLYELSQLSGIRLIDLALPEAFADRYRGPQFGVDGTRKLCQVNDRPLIGTIVKPSIGLGPDELRALVRELAYSGIDFVKDDELNANPPYFPLRDRVRLVMEEVNRAAQDTGKQMMYAFNITDDLDRLVDHHDAVVEAGGNCVMVSINSVGLAGVAYLRRHSQVPIHGHRNQWGAMTRYPLLGMEFTAYQKLCRLAGVDHLHTNGVDNKFYESNESVVQSVRECLTPMYGGYTVMPVLSSGQWGGSAVRSFELMQTTDVLHLAGGGIMAHPDGVRAGVESMKQGWQAALEGRKLEDYARDHEALQRAVEKFGPRPLF